Proteins from one Listeria innocua genomic window:
- the spoVG gene encoding septation regulator SpoVG, with protein MQVTDVRLRRVETDGRMRAIASITLDEEFVVHDIRVIDGNNGLFVAMPSKRGVDGEFRDIAHPINSDTRAKIQEVVLAEYERVGEEEATAVTEEESESVSAE; from the coding sequence ATGCAAGTAACAGATGTGAGATTACGTCGTGTAGAAACTGATGGAAGAATGAGAGCGATTGCTTCAATCACTTTAGATGAGGAATTTGTAGTTCATGATATTCGCGTTATTGATGGGAATAACGGATTATTCGTAGCTATGCCAAGTAAACGTGGTGTTGACGGTGAATTCCGTGACATCGCTCACCCAATTAATTCCGATACTCGTGCAAAAATTCAAGAAGTTGTTTTAGCTGAATATGAGCGCGTTGGTGAAGAAGAAGCAACTGCGGTAACAGAAGAAGAATCTGAATCCGTTTCTGCTGAATAA